In one window of Desulforhabdus amnigena DNA:
- a CDS encoding EF-hand domain-containing protein — protein sequence MKTISLSKAGWTLLFAGMMFFIPANGYSQENTAPPKAGDRFIQNFDKDGDGKVSREEFPSREEAFTRLDTNGDDVVDAGEAPGKGRFIQKFDKDGDGKVSREEFSGHDDRFARMDKNSDGYIDSEEISRMQHRCGKRGGNFIKRFDTNSDGKISKEEFRGPDERFTSLDKNGDGFIDESEVPRKPHRGAVGDNSNNQ from the coding sequence ATGAAAACAATAAGTTTATCAAAGGCCGGCTGGACTTTGCTCTTCGCAGGAATGATGTTTTTTATCCCTGCAAACGGCTACTCCCAGGAAAACACCGCCCCTCCAAAAGCGGGAGACAGGTTCATTCAAAATTTCGACAAGGATGGCGACGGAAAGGTCTCTCGGGAGGAATTCCCCAGTCGTGAGGAAGCGTTCACCAGGTTGGATACCAATGGGGATGACGTCGTAGATGCCGGAGAGGCTCCCGGCAAGGGAAGATTTATCCAAAAATTCGACAAAGACGGTGACGGGAAGGTGTCTCGTGAGGAATTTTCCGGGCATGACGATCGTTTTGCTCGAATGGACAAAAACAGCGACGGTTACATCGATTCCGAAGAGATTTCTCGAATGCAGCATCGGTGTGGTAAAAGAGGCGGCAATTTCATCAAACGTTTCGACACGAATTCGGATGGAAAAATATCGAAAGAGGAGTTCCGCGGCCCCGATGAACGTTTTACCAGCCTGGACAAAAACGGCGACGGCTTTATCGATGAAAGTGAGGTGCCCCGGAAGCCTCACCGCGGTGCCGTTGGAGACAACTCCAATAACCAATGA
- a CDS encoding ATP-binding protein produces MKLKLAHKIFGAFLLTSLMIVALMVGIMRFYVEQNFEEFVNKMELEKLDHIVKILSEEYEKHHSWNSLRENHQLWLEKLRLGEEKEDFNNLEGPPGPPYRQRPHDDAYVAMQNFRRNPAPPRDPLRIIFRLSLFDTQERLVAGRPSVLSSSKHTLREITLDGRNIGWLALEKRDRLSHPLAIAFIKKQTQGFFITGGGILLLAAIVSFLLSKHLLAPIRQLTVGTQALTSLKFDTRIQVHTSDELGQLANDFNLMAQTLEKYELMRKQWISDISHELRTPLSVLRGEIEAMQDGVRQVTEDSLDSLHTEALHLAKIVEDLHELSLADSGSLHLNKKPVHPLRVLKDVLRLFETRLMQSQITVHDELPEEDDFMIQGDRDRLSQLYSNLIENTLRYTDSPGTLLVWRERKGNRVTLYLEDSGPGVPQESLGRLFDRLYRVDASRTRGKGGSGLGLAICKTIAESHGAEISAANGASGGLRIEIGFPNTACA; encoded by the coding sequence GTGAAACTTAAGCTGGCACATAAAATTTTCGGCGCTTTTTTATTGACATCCTTGATGATTGTGGCTCTGATGGTTGGAATCATGCGTTTCTATGTTGAACAAAATTTTGAAGAATTTGTGAATAAAATGGAATTGGAAAAACTTGACCATATTGTCAAGATTTTGAGCGAAGAATATGAGAAGCACCACAGTTGGAATTCATTGAGGGAAAATCATCAGCTTTGGCTGGAGAAGCTTCGATTGGGAGAGGAGAAAGAAGATTTCAACAATCTGGAAGGTCCTCCGGGGCCTCCGTACCGCCAGCGACCTCATGACGACGCATACGTTGCCATGCAGAACTTCAGGAGGAATCCGGCCCCCCCCAGAGACCCGCTCAGGATCATCTTTCGGCTTTCCCTTTTCGATACTCAGGAACGCCTGGTGGCTGGAAGACCTTCTGTGCTTTCATCAAGCAAGCATACCCTTCGCGAGATCACCCTGGATGGAAGGAATATCGGCTGGCTGGCGCTCGAGAAACGAGATCGATTGTCCCACCCTCTCGCCATCGCCTTCATAAAAAAACAAACCCAGGGGTTCTTCATTACGGGAGGCGGTATTCTATTGCTCGCAGCCATCGTCTCGTTTCTCCTCTCCAAGCACCTTCTGGCTCCCATCCGACAACTTACTGTCGGCACTCAGGCCCTGACATCCCTCAAATTCGATACACGCATCCAGGTGCACACCAGCGATGAACTCGGACAATTGGCAAATGACTTCAATCTCATGGCGCAAACCCTGGAAAAATATGAACTCATGCGAAAACAATGGATTTCCGATATTTCCCATGAACTTCGAACCCCTCTCTCCGTCCTGCGGGGAGAAATCGAAGCCATGCAGGATGGCGTGCGTCAGGTGACGGAAGATTCTCTTGATTCGCTCCATACGGAAGCGTTACATCTTGCAAAGATCGTAGAAGACCTCCATGAACTCTCTCTGGCGGATAGCGGCTCGTTGCATTTGAACAAGAAACCGGTACATCCGCTGAGAGTGTTAAAAGACGTTTTAAGACTTTTCGAAACCAGGCTCATGCAATCACAAATCACAGTTCATGACGAACTGCCGGAAGAAGATGACTTCATGATACAGGGGGATAGAGACCGCCTGTCGCAGCTCTATTCCAACTTGATTGAAAATACCCTTCGCTATACTGATTCTCCGGGAACCCTGCTCGTCTGGCGGGAACGAAAGGGAAACCGGGTGACCCTCTATCTCGAGGATTCGGGTCCCGGGGTTCCTCAAGAGTCTCTTGGCCGCTTGTTCGATCGACTCTACCGGGTCGACGCATCCAGGACCCGCGGCAAAGGCGGAAGCGGGCTGGGGCTCGCCATCTGCAAAACGATCGCAGAGAGCCACGGTGCAGAGATCAGTGCAGCCAACGGAGCGTCAGGCGGTCTCAGGATCGAAATCGGGTTCCCGAATACTGCCTGTGCATAG
- a CDS encoding response regulator produces the protein MVEKNGMLRGGKETILLVDDEDLIRQLGEELLSKAGYTVLTAANAEMGLELYCRKRDQVDLIILDMIMPGMGGKRFLEEVRHVNPKVKVIVSSGHSNYDLLGKFVESRWVTSIKKPYRIHEMLDAIRETLDKA, from the coding sequence GTGGTTGAGAAAAACGGTATGTTGAGGGGTGGAAAGGAAACCATACTACTGGTGGATGATGAGGACTTGATCCGGCAGTTGGGTGAAGAGTTGTTGTCCAAGGCTGGTTATACAGTCTTGACAGCGGCTAATGCGGAGATGGGCCTGGAACTCTACTGTCGGAAGAGGGATCAGGTAGATTTGATCATTCTCGATATGATCATGCCGGGAATGGGGGGCAAAAGATTTCTGGAGGAAGTTCGGCATGTGAACCCCAAAGTAAAGGTGATTGTCTCAAGCGGCCATTCCAACTACGATCTCCTGGGAAAATTTGTGGAAAGCAGATGGGTGACTTCCATCAAAAAACCCTACAGAATACATGAAATGCTTGATGCGATTCGAGAAACTCTTGATAAGGCATGA
- a CDS encoding sulfite exporter TauE/SafE family protein yields MLSVIMIYLVVGVIAGILAGLLGIGGGLIIVPMVVLCLTWQKIPNELVMHLALGTSMASIIFTSVSSFWAHHKRGAVQWLVVQRIVPGILLGTFLGSCVAARLSTNFLKAFFVVFLYYVAAQMLTNRKPKPSRELPGNLGMFGVGNVIGGVSSLVGIGGGTLSVPFMMWCNLPVHKAIGTSAAIGFPIAIAGTVGYIYNGIHTSGLPGYSLGYIYLPALAGIVAASVLTAPLGVKLAHSLPVPKLKRVFAFLLLVVGTRMLISLF; encoded by the coding sequence ATGCTGTCCGTTATCATGATTTACCTCGTTGTCGGCGTAATTGCCGGAATACTCGCCGGCCTGCTAGGAATTGGCGGAGGACTGATTATTGTCCCCATGGTGGTTTTATGTCTGACCTGGCAAAAAATTCCCAATGAACTCGTCATGCATTTGGCCTTAGGGACTTCCATGGCCAGTATCATTTTTACTTCCGTCTCCAGCTTCTGGGCCCACCACAAAAGAGGGGCAGTTCAGTGGCTTGTGGTCCAACGCATTGTCCCCGGCATTTTGCTCGGTACATTTCTGGGTTCTTGCGTGGCAGCTCGCCTATCCACCAACTTCTTGAAGGCCTTTTTCGTCGTTTTTCTCTATTATGTGGCGGCTCAAATGCTGACCAACCGAAAACCCAAGCCTTCGCGGGAACTCCCGGGAAACCTCGGCATGTTCGGCGTGGGCAATGTGATTGGGGGAGTTTCCAGCCTGGTGGGCATCGGAGGCGGCACCCTCTCGGTCCCCTTCATGATGTGGTGCAACCTGCCAGTACACAAGGCCATCGGAACTTCGGCCGCCATTGGCTTCCCCATCGCCATTGCCGGAACGGTCGGGTACATCTACAACGGCATACACACATCGGGCTTGCCGGGCTACTCTCTCGGATATATCTATCTCCCCGCCCTGGCTGGAATTGTGGCTGCCAGCGTGCTGACGGCACCCCTGGGCGTGAAGCTCGCTCATAGCCTTCCGGTTCCGAAACTCAAACGTGTCTTCGCCTTTCTGCTCCTTGTCGTGGGAACCCGCATGTTGATCAGCCTTTTTTAG
- a CDS encoding response regulator produces MTSANILIVEDEKKIVELLRDYLEKAQYKVSSLERGDEAVSHVKKSAPDLILLDIMLPGMDGMEVCREIRRFSSVPIIMLTAKVEEVDRLIGLELGADDYICKPFSPREVVARVKAVLRRANTGPIMEKMVVGPFMLDDKTHQVAVNGESLELTPSEFSLLRVLMAHPTRVFSRNELLNQVQGYDFEGYDRTIDTHIKNLRKKIAQKLPNQDVITTVYGIGYKFTV; encoded by the coding sequence ATGACAAGTGCAAATATACTGATAGTGGAAGACGAAAAGAAAATAGTGGAACTTCTGCGGGATTACCTGGAAAAAGCTCAATACAAGGTATCCTCTCTCGAACGGGGGGACGAAGCGGTGTCTCATGTCAAGAAGAGTGCACCCGACCTGATCTTGCTCGACATCATGCTTCCGGGAATGGACGGGATGGAAGTCTGCCGGGAAATCCGCAGATTTTCTTCTGTTCCTATCATCATGTTGACGGCAAAGGTAGAGGAAGTGGACCGTCTGATAGGATTGGAACTCGGGGCTGATGATTATATTTGCAAGCCTTTCAGTCCCCGCGAGGTCGTTGCCCGGGTAAAAGCGGTGCTACGGAGAGCCAATACCGGCCCCATTATGGAAAAGATGGTCGTAGGGCCATTTATGCTGGATGATAAAACGCACCAAGTAGCCGTAAACGGCGAGAGCCTGGAGTTGACACCCAGTGAGTTCAGCCTGCTTAGAGTCTTGATGGCACATCCCACTCGCGTCTTTTCCCGAAACGAGCTCTTGAACCAGGTTCAGGGATATGACTTTGAAGGTTACGACCGCACCATCGACACGCATATAAAAAATTTGCGCAAGAAAATCGCTCAGAAACTTCCTAACCAGGATGTCATCACCACGGTTTACGGCATTGGGTACAAGTTCACCGTCTGA
- a CDS encoding ASKHA domain-containing protein, giving the protein MCEYKVIFQPFNKAITVADGDNLLRTAMEAGVHINASCGGAGVCGKCRVLIESGTVEGGITEKLSADDLAKGYRLACQSRIRSDLVVRIPVESEVDAGVLNKFATPRKTARIHQVDFEELKDQGLFIPPVEKRYLELPPPNDQDRLPDVTRLINFLKAKYNEHRLVARLPVIRKIPDTLRNSAFKVTATLARPVHEGRKTHIINIEPGDTTNRNFAIAMDIGTTTVYGQLIDLISGEVVAQHGEFNGQISYGEDVLSRIVFAERPGGLDKLHQVVVATINTIIRRIVKEAKVELDEISSITLAGNTTMTQLLLKINPRYIRFAPYVPASTLYPPINAVDLGLELGDHVTALVYPAISSYVGGDIVAGVMGAGLYRTEEVTLYLDIGTNAEIVVGNKDWFACAACSAGPAFEGGGIKFGMRAAKGAIEDFSVDPVSLEPMLVTIGNVRPKGICGSGLITIVATFFEMGIIDSRGKFHVNLKTDRVREADGVCEYVLVWADETQIDRDITISENDIDNLIRAKGAIFSGFQTLLEEVGLRFEDVDKIVLAGGFGSYIDLEKAMVIGLLPETDPEKITFIGNGSLMGCRMSSLTNRIRRDVVEVTKKMTNFELSETPSFMNRYVASLFLPHTEINHFPKLKARMSARRRFLR; this is encoded by the coding sequence ATGTGTGAATACAAAGTGATCTTTCAGCCCTTTAACAAGGCGATAACTGTGGCCGACGGCGACAATCTCCTTCGTACGGCCATGGAAGCCGGTGTCCATATCAATGCATCGTGTGGTGGCGCCGGTGTATGTGGCAAGTGTCGAGTTTTGATCGAGAGTGGAACCGTTGAGGGCGGCATTACGGAAAAGCTCAGTGCTGATGACCTGGCCAAAGGGTATCGGCTGGCATGCCAAAGCAGGATTCGAAGCGATCTGGTCGTGCGAATCCCTGTTGAATCCGAAGTCGATGCGGGGGTCCTGAATAAATTTGCCACTCCCCGTAAGACTGCCCGCATTCATCAGGTCGATTTCGAGGAACTGAAGGATCAGGGACTGTTCATTCCCCCTGTAGAGAAGCGCTACCTGGAACTTCCCCCGCCCAATGACCAGGATCGTCTGCCGGATGTCACCCGGCTCATCAATTTTCTCAAGGCCAAATACAATGAACATCGGCTCGTGGCCAGGCTTCCGGTGATACGCAAGATCCCCGATACCCTGAGAAACTCCGCATTCAAGGTAACCGCCACCCTTGCCCGGCCGGTGCACGAAGGCCGCAAAACCCATATCATCAATATTGAACCGGGCGACACGACGAACCGAAATTTCGCCATAGCCATGGATATCGGTACCACAACGGTTTATGGGCAATTGATCGATCTTATAAGCGGTGAGGTTGTGGCTCAGCACGGGGAATTCAATGGCCAAATCAGCTACGGGGAAGATGTGCTCAGCCGTATCGTCTTTGCCGAAAGACCAGGAGGGCTCGATAAGCTGCATCAGGTAGTTGTGGCCACCATCAATACCATCATCCGACGGATCGTCAAAGAGGCGAAGGTTGAGCTCGACGAGATTTCGAGCATCACGCTGGCTGGCAATACCACGATGACACAGTTGCTGCTCAAAATAAATCCCCGCTACATTCGCTTTGCCCCCTACGTTCCCGCCTCAACCCTGTATCCCCCCATCAATGCTGTGGATTTGGGTCTGGAATTGGGGGATCATGTCACGGCGCTTGTCTACCCCGCCATTTCTTCTTATGTGGGTGGGGATATCGTCGCTGGAGTGATGGGCGCCGGTCTGTACCGGACAGAAGAGGTCACTCTTTATTTGGATATCGGCACCAATGCCGAAATCGTTGTGGGAAACAAGGACTGGTTCGCCTGCGCTGCCTGTTCGGCCGGCCCCGCCTTTGAAGGTGGAGGGATCAAATTCGGTATGCGTGCGGCCAAAGGGGCAATTGAGGATTTTTCAGTGGACCCTGTCTCCCTTGAACCGATGCTGGTGACCATCGGCAATGTTCGACCGAAGGGAATCTGCGGTTCGGGACTCATTACCATTGTAGCCACATTCTTTGAAATGGGCATCATCGACAGTCGGGGAAAATTCCATGTGAATCTGAAGACCGATCGGGTGCGTGAAGCCGATGGCGTCTGTGAATATGTTCTCGTCTGGGCTGATGAAACACAGATTGATCGGGATATTACCATCAGCGAAAACGATATAGACAACCTCATTCGGGCCAAAGGGGCCATTTTCAGTGGTTTCCAGACCTTGCTGGAAGAGGTCGGTCTGCGCTTTGAGGATGTCGATAAAATCGTCTTGGCGGGGGGCTTCGGCAGCTACATTGATCTCGAAAAGGCCATGGTTATTGGGCTCCTTCCGGAAACGGACCCCGAAAAGATCACTTTTATCGGCAACGGCTCGCTCATGGGGTGTCGCATGAGCTCTCTCACCAACCGCATTCGCAGGGATGTCGTGGAGGTGACGAAGAAAATGACTAATTTCGAGCTGTCGGAGACGCCTTCCTTCATGAACCGCTATGTGGCATCACTCTTCCTGCCCCACACGGAAATCAACCATTTTCCCAAGCTCAAAGCGCGCATGAGTGCCCGCAGAAGGTTTCTGCGCTAG
- the prxU gene encoding thioredoxin-dependent peroxiredoxin (Most members of this family contain a selenocysteine.): MGEEMEVGCARPTGGPVGEAIHEQSEKDITPVREVVSMIRVGKKAPDFVAPAYQQGKFVSVKLSEYLGKWVLLCFYPGDFTFVUATELSAVAEKYAEFQKLGVEILSMSIDSVFVHKMWDDNELSKMVEGGIPFPMLSDAGGRVGKVFGVFDEDAGVETRGRFIIDPEGVVQGFEVLTPPVGRNVEESIRQVQAFQVVRESKGKEATPSGWRPGKLTLKPGPDLVGKVWEVWKTRMAFD, encoded by the coding sequence ATGGGCGAGGAGATGGAAGTCGGTTGTGCACGACCAACCGGAGGTCCGGTGGGGGAGGCAATCCACGAACAATCGGAGAAAGACATCACACCTGTCAGGGAGGTTGTATCCATGATACGAGTCGGAAAGAAAGCGCCAGATTTTGTCGCCCCGGCGTATCAGCAGGGGAAGTTCGTGTCGGTAAAACTTTCGGAATATCTTGGAAAATGGGTTTTGTTGTGCTTCTACCCGGGTGATTTCACCTTCGTCTGAGCCACTGAACTTTCGGCAGTTGCCGAAAAGTATGCGGAATTTCAGAAGCTGGGCGTGGAAATCCTTTCCATGAGCATCGACAGTGTTTTCGTTCATAAGATGTGGGACGATAACGAGCTTTCCAAAATGGTGGAAGGGGGTATCCCTTTCCCCATGCTTTCGGATGCGGGAGGAAGGGTTGGAAAAGTTTTTGGTGTTTTCGATGAAGATGCCGGTGTCGAAACGCGTGGAAGGTTCATCATCGATCCTGAGGGAGTAGTTCAGGGATTCGAGGTTCTTACTCCTCCGGTGGGACGGAATGTCGAAGAATCCATAAGACAGGTGCAAGCCTTCCAGGTAGTGAGAGAGAGTAAGGGTAAGGAAGCCACACCATCGGGATGGAGGCCTGGGAAACTTACTCTGAAACCGGGCCCGGATCTCGTCGGTAAGGTTTGGGAAGTCTGGAAAACTCGTATGGCCTTCGATTAA
- the sppA gene encoding signal peptide peptidase SppA — protein sequence MSHFFRAFQSLFFVFSLTSFLVCSGCIKPKITLFPDGAEPLKEYTLQGSGKQKILIIPIKGFISDSPRNLPLYRKVGMVQEVVAHLKRAEKDEDIKAVLLKIDSPGGSVTASDILYHEILKFKERSGVKLIAVMMGVAASGGYYISLSADLVMAHPTSITGSIGVVFLQPNVSGLMDKMGLEVQIDKSGRNKDMGSPFRKATPEEQKIVQGLVDDLAGRFLSLVDERRKLSDEAKKDIASARIYTASDALRLGLVDRIGYLDDAILETIRMAGLPEDARVVVYRRSEYADDNFYNTSSSKRGMPDINLIQLDLVESIPPFRSGFYYLWLPGQSD from the coding sequence ATGAGTCATTTTTTCAGAGCCTTCCAAAGTCTGTTTTTCGTTTTTTCCCTGACGAGTTTCCTGGTCTGTTCCGGCTGCATCAAACCAAAAATCACACTCTTTCCAGATGGTGCCGAGCCCCTCAAAGAGTACACTTTGCAGGGAAGCGGTAAACAAAAAATACTGATCATCCCGATCAAGGGTTTCATTTCCGACAGTCCCAGGAACTTGCCTTTGTATCGCAAAGTCGGCATGGTTCAGGAAGTGGTGGCTCACTTGAAACGGGCGGAAAAAGACGAAGATATCAAGGCGGTCCTTTTGAAAATTGATTCACCGGGGGGATCAGTCACGGCAAGCGATATCTTGTACCATGAAATCCTGAAATTCAAGGAACGCAGCGGGGTAAAATTGATTGCGGTCATGATGGGAGTGGCGGCCTCCGGTGGGTATTACATCTCGCTGTCCGCGGACCTCGTTATGGCGCATCCCACTTCGATCACCGGTTCGATAGGCGTTGTCTTTTTACAGCCCAATGTATCGGGACTCATGGATAAGATGGGTTTGGAAGTACAGATAGATAAATCGGGAAGGAACAAAGACATGGGATCTCCGTTCCGAAAGGCTACGCCGGAAGAGCAGAAGATTGTTCAGGGGCTGGTTGACGATCTTGCGGGGAGATTTCTTTCTCTCGTGGACGAGCGTCGAAAACTCAGCGACGAAGCGAAAAAAGATATCGCTTCCGCACGTATCTACACCGCTTCGGATGCCTTGCGCCTTGGGTTGGTGGATCGCATCGGATATCTGGATGATGCAATCCTTGAAACCATCAGGATGGCGGGACTTCCAGAAGACGCCAGGGTTGTGGTGTACCGCCGGAGTGAATATGCCGACGATAACTTCTACAACACCTCCAGCAGCAAAAGAGGGATGCCGGATATAAACCTGATCCAGCTGGATTTGGTGGAATCCATTCCCCCTTTTCGCAGCGGGTTCTATTACCTGTGGCTTCCGGGGCAATCCGACTGA
- a CDS encoding flavodoxin family protein — protein MKVIGIEGSPREDGNTEKLVRAILAGAAQKGADTRFYKISKMNISPCRGCIGCRESGICVIQDEMTILYDEIQASDAIVLGSPIYMWQVTAQTKMLMDRLVVFVKPDFSSRLNGKKDLVLAFTQGNPDPQSFKFYFDYLEKLFSFMYYDVRGRVVAHGMRKKDDILDQKEVLERAREIGKSLVA, from the coding sequence ATGAAGGTTATCGGAATTGAAGGGAGTCCAAGGGAAGACGGAAACACTGAAAAGCTGGTAAGAGCCATTTTGGCCGGCGCTGCTCAAAAAGGCGCCGACACCCGGTTTTACAAAATTTCAAAAATGAATATCTCGCCTTGTAGGGGGTGCATCGGCTGCAGGGAGAGCGGTATTTGTGTGATCCAAGACGAAATGACGATACTCTACGATGAAATACAAGCTTCCGATGCCATCGTATTGGGTTCGCCTATATATATGTGGCAGGTGACCGCTCAAACAAAAATGCTAATGGACCGTCTCGTGGTATTTGTCAAGCCTGATTTTTCCTCCCGCCTAAATGGGAAGAAGGATTTGGTGTTGGCTTTCACGCAAGGAAATCCGGATCCGCAATCCTTTAAATTCTATTTCGATTATCTCGAAAAGCTGTTTTCATTTATGTATTACGATGTCAGGGGAAGGGTTGTTGCTCATGGGATGCGAAAAAAAGATGACATTCTCGATCAAAAAGAGGTACTGGAAAGGGCAAGAGAGATCGGGAAAAGCCTAGTGGCCTGA
- a CDS encoding FadR/GntR family transcriptional regulator: MEIQCVQPKEDRSPPDKPVSKKKYLYKDIVEQIQEMIQKGDLKIGDKIPPERTLAETFRVSRNCVRQAVQALSEKGILESRRGDGTYVCAVDPSLLVDPFAFVIHAEKDRLRDILEFRLLLEPQVAYLAAKNITLEELDRLKIIVCDQERKILAGETDSDLDQTFHEQIIQASKNKVVQEVFNTINEILNESRSEFLQSGSRRKASVVGHLKIIDALESRDPDMAYQAMKEHILRVEKTVFEPDT, encoded by the coding sequence ATGGAAATTCAGTGTGTCCAACCCAAAGAGGACAGGAGTCCTCCGGATAAGCCTGTTTCGAAGAAAAAGTATCTTTACAAAGATATTGTGGAACAGATTCAGGAAATGATCCAGAAGGGAGATCTCAAGATAGGAGATAAGATTCCCCCTGAGAGGACTCTCGCAGAAACCTTCAGGGTCTCCCGCAACTGTGTGAGGCAAGCCGTGCAGGCCCTTTCGGAAAAAGGCATCCTTGAAAGCCGCCGCGGAGATGGAACTTACGTCTGCGCAGTGGATCCTTCTCTTTTGGTGGACCCTTTTGCCTTTGTCATTCACGCCGAAAAGGACCGATTACGGGATATCCTCGAGTTTAGGCTGCTTTTGGAACCTCAGGTAGCCTACCTCGCTGCGAAGAATATTACCCTGGAAGAACTCGACCGTCTGAAGATCATCGTCTGCGATCAGGAAAGAAAGATTTTGGCAGGAGAGACGGATTCGGACCTGGATCAGACCTTCCACGAACAAATCATACAGGCATCCAAAAATAAAGTGGTTCAGGAAGTATTCAATACAATAAATGAAATTTTAAACGAGAGTCGTTCAGAATTCTTGCAAAGCGGCAGTAGAAGAAAGGCTTCCGTTGTGGGACATCTGAAAATTATCGATGCATTGGAAAGTAGAGATCCGGATATGGCATATCAGGCAATGAAAGAACATATCCTGAGAGTGGAAAAGACCGTATTCGAACCTGATACATAG
- a CDS encoding PaaI family thioesterase has protein sequence MSETQHKGGSTGPHQFQLESWISCAPFERLLHLEIIEAQNGKATLTMPFLLDFAQGGGLMHGGALVSLADTAVVMAIKSLLPQGTHFATISMEIKFLYPVKQGVVTARAEVIHREGRTIDGRATLYNEEGRCVLEFCSVFKIARDKTIKEINVKGS, from the coding sequence ATGAGTGAAACACAACATAAAGGAGGATCTACAGGTCCTCACCAGTTTCAATTGGAGAGCTGGATCAGCTGTGCCCCCTTCGAACGGTTATTGCATTTGGAAATTATTGAAGCCCAGAATGGAAAGGCCACTCTCACCATGCCTTTTCTTTTGGATTTTGCTCAGGGGGGTGGCTTGATGCATGGGGGGGCGTTGGTCAGCCTGGCGGATACAGCGGTGGTGATGGCCATCAAGAGTCTTCTTCCCCAGGGGACTCATTTTGCAACGATTTCAATGGAAATTAAATTCCTATATCCTGTGAAGCAGGGTGTTGTGACTGCGAGAGCAGAGGTCATTCACCGGGAAGGCAGGACCATAGATGGCCGGGCAACCCTTTACAACGAGGAGGGGAGATGCGTTCTCGAATTTTGTTCTGTTTTCAAGATTGCAAGGGACAAAACTATTAAAGAAATCAATGTCAAAGGGAGTTGA
- a CDS encoding 3-deoxy-7-phosphoheptulonate synthase → MKPTHDINVKEFIPLISPNALKDELPMTEKAHQTVVEGREVIQKILRKEDPRLLVIVGPCSIHDEKAALEYAERLNALKESVKDTIYLVMRVYFEKPRTTVGWKGLINDPWLDGSCDIVSGLRKARSLLLKITEMGLPTASEMLDPITPQYIAGLVCWATIGARTTESQTHREMASGLSMPVGFKNCTDGGLATALNAMIAASSPQSFLGMDENGQTSIVKTTGNPYTHIVLRGGRRPNYDSVSIQEALNLLREKGLPETIVVDCSHANSRKKHQIQAMVWQDVINQRIDGNDSLIGLMLESNLYEGNQKNKGNLEEMQYGVSITDACISWETTEHLIRSAHEQLLRHSHGIDRSDGSATFSRYKVA, encoded by the coding sequence ATGAAACCAACCCACGACATCAACGTTAAAGAATTCATTCCCCTCATTTCTCCAAACGCATTGAAAGATGAATTGCCCATGACGGAAAAAGCCCACCAGACAGTAGTTGAGGGGCGTGAAGTGATCCAGAAAATCCTGCGGAAAGAAGATCCGCGGCTTCTGGTGATTGTGGGACCCTGTTCGATTCATGATGAAAAGGCTGCCCTGGAATATGCCGAACGGCTCAACGCCCTCAAAGAAAGTGTCAAGGACACAATCTACCTGGTGATGCGCGTTTACTTTGAGAAACCGAGGACGACCGTGGGATGGAAGGGTTTGATCAACGACCCCTGGCTTGACGGATCCTGTGATATCGTTTCTGGATTGCGCAAAGCGCGCAGCCTGCTTCTGAAAATCACCGAAATGGGCCTGCCGACCGCCAGCGAGATGCTCGATCCCATTACACCGCAATACATTGCAGGGTTGGTTTGCTGGGCTACTATTGGCGCGCGGACGACCGAATCCCAAACGCACCGGGAAATGGCGAGCGGTCTTTCCATGCCCGTAGGATTTAAAAACTGCACGGACGGAGGCCTTGCAACCGCCCTGAATGCCATGATCGCCGCCAGCTCGCCTCAGAGTTTCCTGGGCATGGATGAGAATGGTCAAACAAGCATCGTCAAGACCACCGGCAACCCATACACACACATCGTTTTGCGCGGCGGCCGCCGTCCCAATTATGATTCGGTCAGCATCCAGGAAGCTCTCAACCTCTTGAGGGAAAAGGGACTCCCCGAGACTATCGTGGTCGATTGTTCCCACGCCAATTCGAGGAAAAAACACCAGATCCAGGCAATGGTCTGGCAGGATGTCATCAATCAACGCATCGACGGCAATGACTCGCTGATCGGTTTGATGCTCGAAAGCAACCTCTACGAAGGCAATCAGAAGAACAAAGGAAATCTGGAAGAGATGCAGTACGGAGTTTCCATTACGGATGCGTGTATTTCCTGGGAAACTACCGAACACCTGATCAGAAGTGCTCATGAGCAACTGCTTCGACACTCCCATGGAATAGACAGGAGTGACGGATCAGCGACTTTCAGCCGCTACAAAGTTGCCTGA